One bacterium genomic region harbors:
- a CDS encoding excinuclease ABC subunit C: MIASFSERLKQKLDALPAKPGVYLFKDKKGQVIYIGKALVLRNRVRSYFQDPQDRDLKTRRLINCIDDLEIILTDSEVEALILEANLVREYRPRYNINLKDDKSFPYIRITREAFPRIFPTRRVIRDGSRYFGPYTDVRIMRELLRTVHRLFRVRTCALALTPDSIAGKKHKICLDYHIQRCTGPCEGHISQQEYQQTIDDVAAFIAGRSRLVAEELQRRMQAAAADLRFEEAARLRDQLNSLAIFQQRQKVVDSALVDRDLIAFAAEADDACCVVFKVREGKIIGRQHFYLNHVQDEPVPAIGAAFIQQYYLNEGDIPAEIMLPVSLGEGMEALQEWLSHKRGSPVLCLAPVRGEKAQLLRMCEKNARLLLLEYRIEKEKAADFIAASVQALQKDLHLTVPPKRIECFDISNIQGTDPVASMVCFINGKPQRSEYRRFRIRSQQTPDDFAMMREAVGRRYRRLKAENKPMPELILIDGGKGQLHAALEALQLAGISDQPVIALAKRLDEVFKPGLADAQNIPKGSGALHLLQRARDEAHRFAVTYHRKLRRRRTLHSELQAIQGLGPARRDVLLRHFGSLKRIKAATLEQLKAVRCIPVPLAEKIYHGFHTEGK; encoded by the coding sequence ATGATTGCATCGTTTTCGGAGAGGCTCAAGCAAAAACTGGATGCCCTGCCTGCTAAACCCGGCGTCTATCTGTTCAAGGATAAAAAGGGCCAGGTTATTTACATCGGCAAAGCGCTGGTGCTGCGCAACCGTGTGCGTTCCTACTTTCAGGATCCTCAGGACCGAGACCTCAAGACCCGCCGGCTGATCAACTGCATCGACGATTTAGAGATCATCCTCACCGATTCGGAGGTGGAGGCTCTGATCCTCGAAGCCAATCTGGTTCGCGAATATCGCCCACGCTATAATATCAATCTCAAGGATGATAAATCCTTTCCCTATATCCGCATCACCCGGGAGGCTTTTCCCAGGATTTTCCCTACGCGCAGGGTGATCCGTGATGGTTCGCGCTATTTCGGCCCCTATACTGATGTGCGCATCATGCGCGAATTGCTGCGAACCGTCCATCGCCTGTTCAGGGTACGAACCTGCGCGTTGGCGCTGACGCCGGACTCTATCGCCGGCAAAAAACACAAGATCTGTCTGGATTACCATATTCAGCGCTGTACAGGCCCGTGCGAAGGCCATATCTCGCAGCAGGAGTATCAGCAGACTATCGACGATGTGGCGGCCTTTATCGCCGGCCGCAGCCGTCTGGTGGCCGAAGAGCTGCAGCGTCGCATGCAGGCGGCTGCGGCGGATTTGAGATTTGAAGAGGCCGCACGGCTCCGCGATCAATTGAACTCGCTGGCAATTTTTCAGCAACGGCAAAAAGTGGTGGATAGCGCTCTGGTCGACCGCGATCTGATCGCTTTCGCGGCGGAAGCGGATGATGCCTGCTGTGTGGTGTTCAAGGTACGCGAAGGTAAAATCATCGGCCGCCAACATTTTTATCTCAATCATGTTCAGGACGAACCGGTGCCGGCCATCGGCGCTGCCTTTATACAGCAGTACTATTTGAACGAAGGGGATATCCCCGCTGAGATCATGCTGCCGGTCTCCTTGGGAGAGGGAATGGAAGCATTGCAGGAATGGTTGAGTCACAAACGAGGCAGCCCGGTCCTTTGCCTGGCGCCGGTGCGCGGTGAAAAAGCCCAGCTGCTCAGAATGTGCGAAAAAAACGCTCGATTGCTTCTACTGGAGTACAGGATCGAAAAAGAAAAAGCGGCGGATTTTATCGCCGCCTCGGTACAGGCGCTGCAAAAGGATCTGCACCTGACCGTTCCGCCCAAACGCATCGAATGTTTCGACATCTCCAATATCCAAGGCACTGACCCCGTGGCCTCTATGGTCTGCTTCATCAATGGCAAACCACAGCGTTCTGAATACCGCCGGTTTCGCATCCGCAGTCAACAAACTCCGGATGATTTCGCCATGATGCGGGAGGCCGTGGGCCGCCGCTATCGCCGGCTCAAGGCGGAAAACAAGCCCATGCCGGAGTTGATCCTGATCGACGGCGGTAAAGGCCAGCTTCATGCCGCTCTGGAAGCCCTGCAACTGGCTGGAATCAGCGATCAACCGGTGATCGCTCTGGCCAAACGGCTGGACGAGGTCTTTAAACCCGGTCTCGCGGATGCACAGAACATCCCCAAAGGGTCCGGCGCCCTGCATCTGCTGCAACGGGCGCGGGATGAGGCGCACCGTTTTGCCGTCACCTATCATCGCAAATTGCGCCGCCGCCGCACTCTACATTCAGAACTGCAAGCTATTCAGGGACTGGGGCCGGCACGCAGAGATGTGTTGTTGCGCCACTTTGGCTCTTTGAAACGAATCAAGGCGGCAACCCTGGAGCAGCTGAAAGCGGTGAGATGCATCCCTGTGCCCTTGGCTGAAAAGATCTATCACGGTTTTCATACGGAAGGAAAATAG
- a CDS encoding HAD family phosphatase yields MSRLYDALVLDMDGVVVDTEPIIFTTFRKLFEPFGIFFTDAYLYRLVGDSTRQNLVDISRDYAVTFDAVAMEEALHAAHRQALAETFIPLRLGITRLLDQAREAGLQIGLCTSSQANMVDILMQRIGSSQDLTQPLRNYFSVMVTGDRVRHPKPDPEPYSTACRLLGVEPGRSLAVEDSASGLRSAKAAGCWCVALRTEYNQHMDFSPAHQVVNRIDELVESNWLRME; encoded by the coding sequence TTGTCCCGACTCTACGATGCGTTGGTCCTGGATATGGACGGTGTGGTGGTGGATACGGAACCGATCATCTTTACCACATTTCGCAAGCTCTTTGAACCGTTCGGCATCTTTTTCACCGATGCCTACCTTTACCGGCTGGTGGGGGATTCAACCCGGCAGAATCTCGTCGATATTTCACGCGATTACGCTGTTACTTTCGATGCGGTCGCCATGGAAGAGGCTCTGCATGCAGCGCATCGGCAGGCGCTGGCAGAGACGTTCATTCCACTGCGGCTCGGAATCACTCGCTTGCTGGACCAGGCTCGCGAGGCCGGTCTCCAGATTGGCTTGTGCACCTCCAGCCAGGCGAACATGGTGGACATCCTGATGCAGCGCATCGGCTCTTCACAGGATTTGACTCAACCGCTGCGGAACTATTTTTCGGTCATGGTGACCGGCGACCGGGTCCGGCATCCTAAACCAGATCCCGAACCCTATTCTACCGCGTGCCGTCTGCTGGGCGTGGAGCCTGGCCGCAGTCTGGCGGTGGAGGATTCCGCCTCTGGCCTTCGCTCTGCCAAGGCCGCCGGCTGCTGGTGTGTGGCATTGCGCACCGAGTATAATCAGCATATGGATTTCAGCCCTGCCCATCAGGTCGTGAACCGGATCGATGAATTGGTCGAATCAAATTGGTTGCGGATGGAATAA